In the Chroococcidiopsis sp. SAG 2025 genome, one interval contains:
- a CDS encoding nitrate reductase, which produces MTDSTKTLCPYCGVGCGLEVSPPAAAGKATNRDSQGNPVWKVRGDKAHPSSQGMVCVKGATIAEAIAKSRLRYPMVRDSLNEEFRQVSWEEAFEKIVNRIQTVRLTQGADAICMYGSGQFQTEDYYIAQKLMKGCLGTNNFDANSRLCMSSAVAGYIQSFGADGPPCCYEDLEQTDCAFLIGTNTAECHPIIFNRLNKYCKQNRNVKMVVVDPRYTTTAEAADLHLAIHPGTDIDLLNGIAHLLMRWGCIDLDFIEDCTSNFPAYAEVIQDYPPEVVAQRCGISTADLETAARYWKESKRVLSMWSMGVNQSSEGTAKVRTIINLHLMTGQIGKPGAGPFSLTGQPNAMGGREAGGLAHLLPGYRSVKNPQHRAELEGVWGVPSGSISPYMGRTAWEMITGLESEEVGVLWIAATNPAVSMPDLERTKAALLRSPFTIYQDAYYPTETAAYAHVLLPAAQWSEKTGVMTNSERRVTLCSAFRQPPGEAKADWEIFAEVGRRLGFTEQFAFSAATQVYAEFTKITRDRPCDMSGLSHERLRAEGPQQWPCPESELGKSDRHEKAKRLYTDFKFHTPDGRAKFAAYHSRGLAEPPDPKYPFVLTTGRLYGHWHTQTRTGRIEKIQQMHPNPFIEIHPRDAATLKINNDDWVEVRSRRGKAKFPAKVTKAIAPGTVFVPMHWGALWAEQAEANALTHPEACPDSGQPELKACAVQLVPLSSNLFSSQEVEQYDPAPSPISV; this is translated from the coding sequence ATGACTGACTCCACCAAAACCCTGTGTCCTTATTGTGGTGTCGGCTGCGGCTTAGAAGTCTCACCCCCAGCCGCTGCTGGCAAAGCTACCAATCGAGACAGTCAAGGGAACCCAGTCTGGAAAGTGAGAGGGGACAAAGCCCATCCTTCCAGCCAAGGAATGGTGTGCGTCAAAGGCGCGACAATAGCAGAAGCGATCGCCAAAAGCCGCTTACGTTATCCAATGGTGAGAGACTCGCTGAATGAAGAATTCCGCCAGGTAAGCTGGGAAGAAGCATTTGAAAAAATTGTCAATCGCATTCAAACAGTCCGTCTGACTCAAGGGGCTGACGCAATTTGCATGTATGGTTCCGGTCAGTTTCAGACCGAAGACTATTACATCGCGCAAAAACTCATGAAGGGGTGTTTGGGGACGAATAACTTTGATGCCAACTCTCGCTTGTGCATGTCGTCAGCGGTAGCTGGTTACATACAAAGTTTTGGTGCTGACGGTCCTCCCTGCTGCTACGAGGATTTGGAACAAACCGATTGCGCTTTTTTAATCGGTACGAACACGGCTGAGTGTCATCCAATTATTTTCAACCGCCTCAACAAATACTGCAAGCAGAACCGCAACGTCAAAATGGTAGTCGTCGATCCCCGCTACACAACTACGGCGGAAGCTGCTGACTTGCATCTAGCGATTCATCCTGGGACGGATATCGACCTACTGAACGGAATCGCCCATTTACTGATGCGTTGGGGCTGTATCGACTTAGATTTTATTGAAGATTGTACGAGTAACTTTCCTGCTTATGCAGAGGTAATTCAAGATTACCCCCCAGAAGTGGTGGCGCAAAGATGCGGGATCTCCACCGCAGACTTAGAGACGGCGGCGCGATACTGGAAAGAATCGAAGCGCGTCCTATCGATGTGGTCGATGGGCGTAAACCAGTCTTCAGAAGGTACGGCAAAGGTCAGAACCATTATCAACTTGCACCTCATGACAGGGCAAATTGGCAAGCCTGGTGCGGGTCCATTTTCTCTGACAGGACAACCAAATGCAATGGGTGGACGAGAAGCAGGGGGATTAGCGCATCTGCTTCCAGGTTACCGCAGCGTGAAAAATCCACAACACCGCGCCGAATTAGAGGGAGTTTGGGGCGTGCCATCTGGTAGTATTTCACCCTACATGGGTCGCACTGCTTGGGAAATGATTACAGGGTTAGAGTCAGAGGAAGTCGGCGTATTGTGGATTGCAGCAACTAACCCAGCTGTAAGTATGCCAGATTTGGAAAGGACGAAAGCAGCACTATTGCGATCGCCTTTTACCATTTACCAAGATGCTTACTATCCTACCGAAACTGCTGCCTACGCCCACGTCTTGCTTCCCGCCGCACAGTGGAGTGAAAAGACGGGTGTTATGACAAATTCCGAACGGCGCGTAACTCTATGTAGTGCCTTTCGTCAGCCACCAGGAGAAGCGAAAGCAGACTGGGAAATCTTTGCTGAAGTTGGAAGAAGGTTGGGCTTCACCGAACAGTTCGCTTTTTCTGCTGCCACTCAAGTCTACGCTGAATTTACCAAAATTACGCGCGATCGCCCTTGCGACATGTCAGGGTTGAGTCACGAACGCCTCCGCGCGGAAGGACCGCAACAATGGCCCTGTCCCGAATCTGAGTTAGGGAAATCGGATCGTCACGAAAAAGCCAAACGGTTGTATACAGATTTTAAATTCCATACCCCTGACGGTAGAGCAAAGTTCGCCGCCTACCACTCGCGGGGATTGGCAGAACCACCCGATCCGAAGTATCCTTTTGTCTTGACAACGGGACGATTGTACGGACATTGGCACACTCAAACCCGCACGGGCAGAATTGAAAAAATTCAACAGATGCATCCCAACCCGTTTATCGAAATTCATCCCCGCGATGCTGCGACTTTGAAAATTAACAATGACGACTGGGTAGAAGTGCGATCGCGACGCGGTAAAGCTAAGTTTCCTGCTAAAGTGACAAAAGCGATCGCTCCTGGGACGGTGTTTGTCCCGATGCATTGGGGGGCATTGTGGGCAGAACAAGCTGAAGCCAATGCCCTCACCCATCCCGAAGCCTGTCCTGACTCTGGACAGCCAGAACTCAAGGCTTGCGCGGTACAACTCGTACCCCTCAGCAGCAATCTGTTTTCTTCTCAAGAAGTAGAGCAATACGATCCTGCGCCCTCGCCTATTTCCGTGTGA
- a CDS encoding NarK family nitrate/nitrite MFS transporter, which yields MLKGLISFQGRYRILHQTWFAFFLTFVCWFNFAPFAGLIQKELHLSDPQKTTLLICNVALTIPARIIIGMLLDRFGPRITYSFLLMFAVVPCMATAMSHDFNQLVWSRLLMGIVGSGFVIGIRMVSEWFPPKDIGIAQGVYGGWGNFGAFGAEFALPILAVATGFVAGGASNWRLAIALTGIVAAIYGVIYFNTVQDTPSGKVYKRPQKNGAMEVTSKGSFYAMLLSNFGLIFALGLLAWRLAQPKIHFLSPSQMYIVWIGLLGLYAYQTYQAWRVNKELLTGQKIYAPSERYQFRQVALLEFTYVTNFGSELAAVSMLPIFFETTFSLDHHMASIIASCYPFLNLVSRPSGGLISDKLGSRKWTMTVISVGIGISYLLAYEINGSWALPLAIAVTMLSAYFAQAGCGATYGIVPLIKKEITGQISGNVGAYGNFGGVIYLTILSLTNARTLFATMGIAALVCASLCAFFLKEPKGSFAEDYETNTATAEHALPSSSMLAEELE from the coding sequence ATGCTCAAAGGCTTAATTTCTTTCCAGGGTCGCTATCGCATCTTACATCAAACGTGGTTTGCTTTCTTTTTAACTTTCGTTTGTTGGTTTAACTTTGCACCCTTTGCCGGATTAATTCAGAAAGAACTTCATTTAAGCGATCCGCAAAAAACAACTCTCCTCATCTGCAACGTAGCACTGACAATTCCAGCCCGTATTATTATCGGTATGCTGCTGGATCGGTTTGGACCGAGAATTACCTACTCTTTTCTGTTGATGTTTGCCGTAGTTCCTTGTATGGCAACAGCAATGTCTCACGATTTCAACCAGTTGGTATGGAGTCGTTTGCTGATGGGGATTGTCGGTTCTGGATTTGTCATTGGCATTCGCATGGTGTCTGAGTGGTTCCCGCCTAAGGATATTGGTATTGCTCAAGGTGTCTATGGCGGCTGGGGTAATTTTGGAGCTTTTGGTGCTGAATTTGCTCTCCCAATTCTTGCAGTAGCTACTGGCTTTGTTGCAGGTGGTGCATCTAACTGGCGCTTAGCGATCGCCCTTACAGGTATTGTTGCTGCAATTTACGGTGTTATCTACTTCAATACTGTCCAAGATACTCCTAGCGGTAAAGTTTACAAGCGTCCTCAGAAAAATGGCGCGATGGAAGTCACCAGCAAAGGCAGTTTTTATGCCATGCTGCTGTCAAATTTCGGTCTGATTTTCGCTCTTGGTTTGTTAGCTTGGCGTTTGGCTCAACCTAAAATCCACTTCCTCAGCCCAAGCCAAATGTATATTGTTTGGATTGGGCTATTAGGGTTGTATGCTTACCAAACTTATCAAGCTTGGCGCGTCAATAAAGAGTTATTAACCGGACAAAAAATTTACGCTCCATCCGAACGCTATCAATTTCGTCAAGTTGCTTTACTCGAATTCACTTACGTCACCAATTTTGGTTCGGAATTGGCAGCAGTTTCTATGCTCCCAATCTTCTTTGAAACAACTTTTAGCTTGGATCATCACATGGCAAGTATCATTGCCTCATGCTATCCATTCTTAAACTTAGTTTCTCGTCCCAGTGGTGGTTTAATTTCCGATAAACTAGGTTCGCGTAAATGGACGATGACAGTTATTTCGGTTGGAATTGGGATTAGCTACTTACTCGCTTACGAAATTAATGGTAGCTGGGCTTTACCACTCGCGATCGCCGTGACAATGCTCTCTGCTTACTTTGCCCAAGCTGGTTGTGGTGCAACTTACGGAATCGTACCTCTGATTAAAAAAGAAATTACCGGACAAATTTCTGGTAATGTCGGAGCATATGGTAACTTTGGTGGGGTAATTTATTTAACAATTCTCAGCCTGACCAATGCTCGTACTTTGTTTGCCACAATGGGAATCGCTGCTCTAGTTTGTGCTAGCTTATGCGCCTTCTTCTTGAAGGAACCAAAAGGCTCTTTTGCTGAAGATTACGAAACTAATACTGCGACAGCAGAACATGCGCTACCAAGTAGTTCTATGTTGGCAGAAGAATTAGAATAA
- a CDS encoding nitrate ABC transporter ATP-binding protein: MQIRETHLTPHTLHPTPRTPFLVIEDVSKVYPTKNGSYTVLKDVNFTACEGEFICLIGHSGCGKTTLLNMVAGFNKPTTGEVRLQNDRVTEPGPERMMVFQNYSLLPWMTAFDNVYLSIDAVHPNMPAAQKKAIAKEHLAMVGLTEAADKKPRQLSGGMKQRVAIARALAIRPQILILDEPFGALDAITKEELQEELLTIWREHRVTVLMITHDIDEALFLSDRTILMTNGPSATIGEVLEVPFSRPRQRARIIEDPRYYELRNHILDFLYHRHAHVE; encoded by the coding sequence ATGCAAATTAGAGAAACTCACCTTACACCCCACACCCTACACCCTACACCCCGTACCCCTTTTCTAGTCATAGAAGATGTTTCCAAGGTCTATCCGACGAAAAATGGTTCTTACACAGTTTTAAAAGATGTCAATTTCACTGCTTGCGAAGGTGAGTTTATCTGTCTGATCGGTCACTCTGGTTGCGGTAAGACTACCCTGTTGAACATGGTGGCAGGATTTAACAAACCGACTACAGGGGAAGTCAGGCTGCAAAACGATCGCGTCACCGAACCAGGACCAGAACGGATGATGGTGTTTCAAAATTACTCTTTGCTGCCCTGGATGACGGCGTTTGATAACGTCTATCTATCAATTGATGCCGTTCATCCTAATATGCCAGCGGCGCAGAAAAAAGCGATCGCTAAAGAGCATTTAGCAATGGTAGGACTGACGGAAGCTGCCGATAAAAAGCCGCGTCAGCTATCTGGTGGGATGAAACAACGAGTGGCGATCGCTCGTGCTTTGGCAATTCGTCCCCAAATCCTGATCCTCGACGAACCTTTCGGGGCGCTGGATGCCATTACCAAAGAAGAACTCCAAGAAGAACTGCTAACAATTTGGAGAGAACACCGCGTCACCGTGCTAATGATCACGCATGACATTGACGAAGCCCTATTTTTATCCGATCGCACGATCTTGATGACTAACGGTCCCTCGGCAACGATTGGCGAAGTTTTAGAAGTCCCCTTTTCCCGTCCCCGCCAACGCGCTCGTATCATCGAAGATCCCCGTTACTACGAACTGCGCAACCACATTCTCGACTTCTTGTATCATCGCCACGCTCACGTAGAGTAG
- a CDS encoding nitrate ABC transporter ATP-binding protein (This model describes the ATP binding subunits of ATP-binding cassette (ABC) transporters for nitrate transport, or for bicarbonate transport, in bacteria and archaea.), with amino-acid sequence MSVFVEVDHVDRIFTLPNGSTYTALKNIELKIKQGEFISLIGHSGCGKSTLLNIIAGLDRASRGGVILEGRQVKEPGPDRMVVFQNYSLLPWMTVYENISLAVDEVYKNQTKAERRSTVEHHIDLVGLRHARDKRPGELSGGMKQRVAIARALAIRPKLLLLDEPFGALDALTRGGLQEQLMKICEESHVTCVMVTHDVDEALLLSDRIVMLTNGPEAQIGQILDVNIPRPRQRMEVVNHPSYYAMRNELIYFLNQQKRIKQRKAKQHVVIAGNGLEKVNLEIGFIPLTDCAPLVVAKEKGFFAKYGLTDVHLSREPSWKEIAKGVGTGRLDAAQMVAGMPLAMTLGAGGKTPVPIVSALTLSRNGNAITLSKKFFEQGVRTLADLKAAIASDSDTVHTFGMVHPASMHNLLLRYWLAAGGIHPDEDVSLTVIPPPQMVANLRAGNIDGYCVGEPWNSRAVYEELGFVVATDLDLWAGHPEKVLGVREEWANQYPQTHVALVKALLEACDYCDDRRHREEILELLCRPEYVGSDPAYTRPGFLDPYNRGDGSAPQQLLHFNQFHVDKANYRDRTDLLWILTQLARWGLIPFPKNWVEVLDRVSRTDVFGIAARELGFMDIGHDPQPIKLFDGKILYPDRPIDYLNSLEIKHQIRVEEIAIDPVVTV; translated from the coding sequence ATGTCAGTTTTTGTTGAAGTTGACCACGTTGACAGAATATTCACCCTGCCGAATGGTAGTACCTACACGGCGCTGAAAAATATTGAATTAAAAATTAAACAGGGTGAATTTATTTCTTTGATCGGTCACTCTGGTTGTGGCAAATCGACGCTACTAAATATTATTGCTGGTCTAGACCGTGCCAGTCGTGGCGGCGTAATCCTAGAAGGACGGCAGGTGAAAGAACCTGGTCCCGATCGCATGGTGGTATTTCAAAACTACTCTCTACTGCCCTGGATGACAGTGTACGAGAATATCTCGCTGGCAGTTGATGAAGTTTACAAAAATCAAACCAAGGCAGAAAGACGCTCGACTGTCGAACATCACATCGATTTAGTCGGCTTGCGTCACGCTAGAGATAAGCGTCCAGGCGAACTCTCTGGGGGAATGAAACAACGGGTGGCGATCGCCCGTGCTTTAGCAATTCGCCCCAAGTTACTGCTACTCGACGAACCCTTCGGGGCGTTAGATGCTCTAACGCGGGGTGGTTTGCAGGAACAATTGATGAAGATCTGCGAAGAAAGTCACGTAACCTGCGTGATGGTGACGCATGACGTAGACGAAGCCTTATTGCTGAGCGATCGCATTGTCATGCTCACCAACGGTCCCGAAGCGCAGATCGGACAAATTCTGGATGTCAACATTCCCCGTCCCCGGCAGCGGATGGAAGTCGTGAATCATCCCAGCTACTACGCCATGCGTAACGAGCTGATTTACTTCCTCAACCAACAAAAACGCATCAAGCAGCGCAAAGCAAAACAACACGTTGTCATTGCTGGCAACGGTTTAGAAAAAGTCAATTTAGAAATCGGTTTTATTCCCCTCACCGACTGCGCTCCATTAGTCGTAGCTAAAGAAAAAGGCTTCTTTGCCAAATACGGCTTAACCGATGTCCACCTCAGCCGCGAACCGAGTTGGAAGGAGATCGCTAAAGGTGTGGGTACGGGACGCTTAGATGCTGCCCAAATGGTTGCAGGGATGCCCTTAGCCATGACTTTAGGGGCGGGTGGTAAAACTCCAGTTCCCATTGTCAGCGCCCTTACCCTCTCCCGTAACGGTAACGCGATTACGCTGAGCAAAAAGTTTTTCGAGCAAGGAGTCAGAACCCTAGCTGACTTAAAAGCCGCGATCGCCTCTGACTCCGATACCGTCCATACCTTCGGGATGGTACACCCAGCCTCAATGCACAACTTGCTGCTGCGTTATTGGCTAGCTGCGGGAGGCATCCACCCCGATGAAGATGTCAGCTTAACCGTGATTCCGCCACCACAAATGGTAGCTAATCTCAGAGCTGGTAACATTGACGGTTATTGTGTCGGCGAACCTTGGAATTCCCGCGCCGTCTACGAAGAACTGGGATTTGTCGTTGCCACCGATCTAGATTTGTGGGCGGGACATCCAGAAAAAGTTTTAGGCGTGCGGGAAGAATGGGCGAACCAGTATCCCCAAACTCACGTTGCCCTGGTTAAAGCACTATTAGAAGCTTGCGACTACTGCGACGATCGCCGCCATCGGGAAGAGATTCTCGAATTACTCTGCCGACCGGAATACGTCGGTTCCGATCCCGCTTACACCCGTCCTGGGTTCCTCGATCCCTACAATCGCGGCGACGGTTCCGCACCCCAACAACTACTGCATTTCAACCAATTCCACGTAGACAAAGCCAACTATCGCGATCGCACCGATTTGCTGTGGATCTTGACTCAGTTGGCACGCTGGGGATTAATTCCCTTCCCGAAAAACTGGGTCGAAGTCCTCGATCGCGTCAGTCGTACTGATGTATTTGGCATCGCCGCCCGCGAACTAGGATTCATGGACATCGGACACGATCCCCAACCCATCAAACTATTTGACGGCAAAATCCTCTATCCCGATCGCCCGATCGACTACCTCAACAGTTTGGAAATCAAACACCAAATCCGCGTAGAAGAAATCGCGATCGATCCTGTAGTCACTGTTTAA
- the ntrB gene encoding nitrate ABC transporter permease has translation MTATLESRSRKSLQQKAIAKFIAKKVIPPIVAIAIFAVVWQLLTMSGILALPSPLTVIQETWDPYIINPFFDNGGTDKGLALQILASLGRVAIGFSLSAIVGITLGILIGSNEFVYNAVDPIFQVLRTVPPLAWLPLSLAALQQSNPSAIFVIFITAIWPIIINTTVGVQQLPQDYRNVARVLKLRGKKYFFKILFPATVPYIFTGLRIGIGLSWLAIVAAEMLVGGVGIGFFIWDAYNSSLLSQIIIALIYVGVVGLLLDRLVAFIASKVVPEEQH, from the coding sequence ATGACCGCAACGCTAGAGAGTCGTTCGAGAAAAAGTTTACAGCAGAAAGCGATCGCCAAGTTTATCGCTAAAAAAGTGATTCCGCCCATCGTTGCGATCGCCATTTTTGCAGTTGTTTGGCAGTTACTTACAATGAGTGGGATTCTCGCTTTGCCTTCGCCACTCACGGTAATCCAAGAAACATGGGACCCTTACATCATCAATCCCTTTTTTGATAATGGTGGTACGGATAAGGGATTAGCATTACAAATTCTGGCTAGTTTGGGACGGGTAGCAATCGGTTTTTCCCTCTCAGCCATTGTCGGAATTACTCTGGGAATTCTGATTGGCTCGAATGAATTTGTTTACAACGCTGTAGACCCAATTTTTCAAGTTCTCAGAACCGTTCCACCTTTGGCATGGTTGCCTTTATCGTTGGCAGCATTACAACAATCTAATCCTTCCGCAATTTTTGTAATTTTCATTACAGCAATTTGGCCCATTATCATTAACACGACAGTGGGCGTACAACAGCTACCTCAAGATTATCGCAACGTTGCCAGAGTTCTCAAACTCAGGGGAAAAAAATATTTCTTTAAAATTCTGTTTCCCGCCACCGTGCCTTACATCTTTACAGGTTTAAGAATTGGGATCGGCTTATCTTGGTTAGCAATTGTTGCCGCAGAAATGTTAGTTGGTGGTGTCGGCATCGGCTTCTTTATCTGGGACGCTTATAACAGCTCTTTATTAAGTCAAATCATCATCGCTCTGATTTATGTCGGTGTCGTCGGTCTGCTATTAGACAGACTAGTGGCTTTCATTGCTAGTAAAGTCGTTCCAGAAGAACAGCATTAG
- a CDS encoding CmpA/NrtA family ABC transporter substrate-binding protein, with protein sequence MTKFTRRQFIITTGAAAAGSAFVHGCSSSNTASNNTSTTNTSSTANVSPVADAPKVETTTAKLGFIALTDSAPLIIAAEKGLFAKYGMTDVKVEKQASWPVTRDNLTLGSGGGGIDGAHILTPMPYLMTLGTITEGKKVPMYILARLNTNGQAISVAETYKELKVAKESTPLKEAFAKSKAAGKDLKVAMTFPGGTHDLWIRYWLAAGGVNPDSDVSVVPVPPPQMVANMKVGNMEAFCVGEPWNAQLVNQKRGYTALVTGELWNDHPEKAFAMRADWVDKNPNAAKALLMAVQEAQQWCEKVENKEEMVNIVSQQKWFRVPAKDIIERAKGNIDYGDGRTEENYAHKMKFWADNASYPYKSHDLWFLTENIRWGYIPANTDTKKLVDQVNREDLWKEAAKAIGVPDAEIPKSTSRGVETFFDGVKFDPANPEAYLKSLKIKKA encoded by the coding sequence ATGACCAAGTTTACAAGACGGCAATTCATCATCACGACAGGCGCGGCAGCAGCAGGTTCAGCTTTCGTTCACGGTTGCAGTTCAAGCAACACGGCAAGTAACAATACCTCTACTACGAATACTAGTTCGACAGCTAATGTTAGTCCCGTTGCCGACGCTCCCAAAGTAGAGACGACTACAGCAAAGTTAGGCTTTATTGCCCTGACTGATTCTGCACCCTTGATTATTGCTGCGGAAAAGGGACTTTTTGCCAAATACGGCATGACTGATGTGAAGGTGGAAAAGCAAGCCTCTTGGCCCGTCACCCGCGATAACTTAACACTAGGTTCTGGTGGTGGTGGAATTGATGGGGCGCATATTCTCACACCAATGCCTTACCTAATGACCTTGGGAACGATTACTGAGGGTAAAAAGGTTCCCATGTACATTCTGGCAAGGTTGAATACCAACGGTCAGGCAATTTCTGTTGCTGAAACTTACAAGGAGTTAAAGGTAGCTAAGGAAAGCACGCCACTCAAGGAAGCCTTCGCTAAATCTAAAGCTGCTGGCAAAGATCTCAAGGTAGCCATGACCTTTCCTGGCGGGACACACGACTTGTGGATTCGTTACTGGCTAGCGGCTGGTGGTGTTAATCCTGACTCTGATGTTTCGGTCGTCCCCGTTCCACCACCGCAAATGGTCGCCAACATGAAAGTGGGCAACATGGAAGCTTTCTGTGTAGGAGAACCTTGGAATGCCCAACTGGTGAACCAAAAGCGAGGCTACACGGCTTTGGTAACTGGAGAACTTTGGAACGACCATCCAGAAAAAGCTTTTGCAATGCGGGCTGACTGGGTAGATAAAAATCCTAATGCAGCGAAAGCATTATTGATGGCAGTACAAGAAGCCCAACAATGGTGCGAAAAAGTAGAAAACAAAGAGGAGATGGTGAACATTGTCTCCCAGCAGAAGTGGTTTAGAGTCCCAGCTAAAGATATTATCGAGCGAGCCAAGGGCAACATTGACTACGGCGACGGTCGTACAGAAGAAAACTATGCACACAAAATGAAGTTCTGGGCAGACAATGCTTCTTATCCCTATAAGAGTCATGACTTGTGGTTTTTGACGGAAAATATTCGCTGGGGTTATATTCCGGCAAATACAGACACGAAGAAACTTGTAGACCAAGTCAATCGCGAAGATCTATGGAAAGAAGCTGCTAAAGCGATTGGCGTACCAGATGCAGAGATTCCTAAGAGTACTTCCCGTGGTGTGGAAACTTTCTTTGATGGAGTCAAATTCGATCCGGCAAATCCTGAAGCTTATTTGAAGAGTCTAAAGATTAAGAAGGCTTAA
- a CDS encoding ferredoxin--nitrite reductase: MTDAATSKASLNKFEKFKAEKDGLAVKAEIEQFASIGWEAMDETDRDHRLKWLGVFFRPVTPGKFMMRLRMPNGIITTHQMRVLGEVLQRYGDDGSADITTRQNIQLRGIRIEDLPEIFQKFAAVGLTSIQSGMDNVRNITGDPLAGLDAEELFDTRDLVHQVQDAITNYGEGNPEFTNLPRKFNIAITGGRDNSVHAEINDLAFVPAFKDGSRESGVGNREKEFGFNILVGGFFSAKRCEAAVPLDAWVAPEEVVAVCKAVLEVYRDNGLRANRQKARLMWLIDEWGMEKFRLAVETRMGKSLRSAAAKDEIDWEKRDHIGVYPQKQLGLNYIGLHVPVGRLYAQDMFEVARLAEVYGIGEIRLTVEQNIIIPNIPDSRLGTFLAEPLLQRFSIEPETLTRGLVSCTGAQFCNFALIETKNRALATIKALEAELRFTQPVRIHWTGCPNSCGQPQVADIGLMGTKARKDGKAVEGVDIYMGGKVGKDAHLGSCITKGIPCDDLQPVLRNLLIEHFGARPRQEAILGARG; this comes from the coding sequence ATGACGGACGCAGCAACCTCCAAGGCAAGTCTGAATAAATTTGAAAAATTTAAAGCAGAAAAAGATGGTCTTGCGGTTAAAGCAGAGATCGAACAATTTGCCTCTATTGGCTGGGAAGCAATGGATGAAACAGATCGCGACCATCGCCTTAAGTGGCTAGGCGTGTTCTTTCGTCCAGTCACTCCAGGTAAATTCATGATGCGGCTGCGGATGCCTAATGGCATTATCACCACCCATCAGATGCGAGTGCTGGGTGAAGTCCTGCAACGCTATGGCGATGACGGTAGCGCAGACATCACTACCAGACAGAATATTCAGCTGCGGGGCATTCGGATTGAAGACTTGCCAGAGATCTTTCAAAAATTTGCTGCTGTGGGATTAACCAGCATCCAATCGGGGATGGATAACGTCCGTAACATTACTGGCGATCCGCTAGCAGGACTCGATGCCGAAGAGTTATTTGACACGCGAGACTTGGTGCATCAAGTGCAAGACGCAATCACCAATTACGGTGAGGGAAACCCAGAATTCACCAACCTACCGCGAAAATTTAATATTGCCATTACTGGGGGTCGCGATAACTCCGTCCATGCAGAGATCAACGATTTGGCTTTTGTTCCGGCGTTTAAGGACGGGAGTCGGGAGTCGGGAGTCGGAAATCGGGAAAAAGAATTTGGTTTTAACATCCTAGTTGGTGGTTTCTTTTCTGCTAAACGTTGCGAGGCGGCGGTTCCTCTCGATGCTTGGGTAGCACCAGAAGAAGTGGTGGCTGTATGCAAAGCAGTTTTGGAAGTTTATAGAGATAATGGGCTGCGAGCCAATCGACAAAAAGCTCGCTTGATGTGGCTGATTGACGAGTGGGGGATGGAAAAATTCCGTCTAGCTGTAGAAACCCGAATGGGTAAATCTTTGCGATCGGCAGCCGCTAAAGACGAAATTGACTGGGAAAAACGCGACCACATTGGAGTCTACCCTCAAAAACAGCTAGGACTAAACTACATCGGCTTACACGTTCCTGTCGGGCGGCTCTACGCTCAAGATATGTTTGAAGTAGCGCGGTTGGCAGAAGTTTATGGTATTGGTGAGATTCGCCTGACTGTAGAACAAAACATAATTATTCCCAACATTCCCGATTCGCGTCTCGGAACCTTCCTGGCGGAACCACTCTTACAACGCTTCTCTATAGAACCCGAGACGCTGACCCGAGGACTCGTATCATGTACGGGCGCTCAGTTCTGTAACTTTGCCTTGATTGAAACCAAAAATCGAGCGCTGGCAACAATTAAGGCGCTAGAGGCAGAACTAAGATTTACTCAACCAGTCCGCATTCACTGGACGGGATGCCCCAACTCCTGCGGACAACCCCAGGTAGCGGACATTGGGCTGATGGGAACCAAAGCCCGTAAAGATGGCAAAGCTGTAGAAGGTGTTGACATCTACATGGGTGGCAAAGTCGGCAAGGATGCTCATTTAGGTAGCTGCATTACAAAGGGAATTCCCTGCGACGATTTGCAGCCAGTGTTGCGAAATTTACTCATCGAGCATTTCGGCGCTAGACCGAGGCAAGAAGCCATCTTGGGAGCGAGGGGCTAG